From Methanosarcina lacustris Z-7289, one genomic window encodes:
- a CDS encoding acetolactate synthase large subunit: MKASDLFVAQLKEEGVEYIFGLPGEENLDFLESLRNSNIKLIITRHEQAAAFMATAYGRLTGKPGVCFSTLGPGATNLVTGVAQAQLTGAPLIAISGQKALTDNWQGRFQLVDVVRMMEPLCKKAVSITDPGMIPTVIRNAFKHAEAERQGAVHIELPEDVAEDETDAVVQKRSEIKIPSPDPETVKKAAALICEAKNPLIIVSSGANRKAIAKELEDFARSTGIYLVHTQMGKGVVPDDCVYSLFATGIHARDYVNCGIEGADLIITVGYDIVEYPPYLWNRELDKQIINIDFVESVPDRYFNPEIEIIGNIASSIRELAANIPEKREFPIFEHTRRFIEEKISAPARKSYPPLPQTVVQNVRKVLGREDIITLDNGIYKLWFSRLYKTYAPNTVLLDNALATMGAGLSSGITAKLLHPERRVLAICGDGGFMMNCQELETAVRYGIPVVVLILNDNAFGFIKWKQKKMNFEDFALDYGNPDFSLFAESFGAAGFKVKEGDDLAEVLEKAFSLNKVAVIECPIDYSVNYETFSIELSNFTCKF; this comes from the coding sequence ATGAAAGCTTCGGACCTTTTTGTTGCCCAGCTTAAAGAGGAAGGCGTGGAATATATTTTTGGACTCCCGGGAGAAGAAAATCTTGACTTTCTCGAATCTCTGCGAAACTCAAACATCAAACTGATCATAACAAGGCATGAACAGGCTGCGGCATTTATGGCTACAGCTTATGGGAGGCTGACAGGAAAGCCAGGGGTCTGCTTTTCAACCCTCGGACCGGGAGCGACAAACCTTGTTACAGGCGTTGCCCAGGCACAGCTTACAGGAGCTCCCCTTATCGCCATATCCGGGCAAAAAGCCCTAACTGACAACTGGCAGGGCCGTTTCCAGCTTGTAGATGTTGTCCGGATGATGGAACCACTTTGCAAAAAAGCCGTATCCATCACCGATCCGGGGATGATTCCCACGGTAATCCGAAATGCCTTCAAACATGCGGAGGCTGAAAGGCAAGGGGCTGTGCACATTGAGCTCCCGGAAGATGTGGCTGAGGACGAAACCGATGCAGTAGTGCAAAAAAGAAGTGAAATAAAAATTCCTTCCCCTGATCCTGAAACCGTGAAAAAAGCTGCAGCTCTAATCTGTGAGGCTAAAAACCCCCTGATAATCGTTTCCTCTGGGGCTAACCGGAAAGCGATCGCTAAAGAGCTTGAAGATTTTGCAAGAAGCACAGGTATTTACCTGGTACACACCCAGATGGGGAAAGGTGTAGTTCCGGATGACTGCGTTTACAGTCTTTTTGCCACAGGAATTCACGCCCGGGACTATGTTAACTGTGGAATTGAGGGAGCAGACCTGATTATTACAGTAGGATACGACATCGTGGAATATCCTCCCTACCTATGGAACAGGGAACTGGATAAGCAGATCATAAACATCGATTTTGTGGAATCAGTACCTGACAGGTACTTTAATCCTGAGATAGAAATCATTGGAAATATTGCCTCTTCAATCAGGGAACTTGCCGCAAACATCCCGGAAAAGCGAGAGTTTCCGATCTTTGAGCACACAAGGCGTTTCATAGAGGAAAAAATAAGTGCTCCTGCCAGGAAAAGTTACCCCCCTCTTCCGCAGACGGTCGTTCAGAATGTCAGGAAAGTGCTAGGGAGAGAAGACATAATCACACTGGACAACGGAATTTATAAACTCTGGTTCTCCCGCCTTTACAAGACCTATGCTCCAAACACTGTTCTCCTTGACAATGCTCTTGCAACTATGGGTGCAGGGCTCTCATCCGGGATTACCGCAAAGCTTCTTCATCCGGAACGCCGCGTACTTGCAATCTGCGGGGACGGGGGCTTTATGATGAACTGTCAGGAGCTCGAGACTGCGGTCCGCTATGGAATTCCTGTGGTTGTCCTTATTCTCAATGACAATGCCTTTGGCTTTATTAAATGGAAGCAGAAAAAAATGAATTTTGAGGACTTTGCACTGGACTATGGAAACCCTGATTTTTCCCTCTTTGCCGAGAGTTTCGGGGCTGCGGGCTTCAAAGTAAAAGAAGGGGATGACCTTGCAGAAGTTCTGGAAAAAGCCTTTTCTCTGAATAAAGTAGCTGTTATCGAATGCCCAATCGACTATTCCGTAAACTATGAGACCTTCTCAATAGAACTGAGTAACTTTACATGTAAATTCTGA
- a CDS encoding Ig-like domain-containing protein, producing the protein MKGFQLFRNDEKAMELPINIVVMLVVGMVALATLISIIPTPTKEMSVFIEGTSLEEGSFQPGNSIIVDATTAQNSFAVYVKINATDNDGNPVRNANVVLRGLGGAASNTTDINGVTILTTTGNALVQLDPNQNEGTMDLKILADGFYDYEKNDAVMIIKTR; encoded by the coding sequence ATGAAGGGATTTCAGTTATTCAGGAATGATGAGAAAGCAATGGAATTGCCAATAAATATTGTTGTCATGCTCGTTGTCGGGATGGTTGCCCTTGCAACGCTTATTTCGATAATACCAACTCCTACAAAGGAAATGTCAGTGTTTATCGAAGGGACATCACTTGAAGAAGGAAGCTTTCAGCCTGGGAACTCAATAATAGTAGATGCTACTACCGCGCAGAACTCATTTGCCGTATATGTAAAGATAAATGCAACAGACAATGATGGGAATCCGGTAAGAAATGCAAACGTTGTCCTCAGGGGACTCGGAGGTGCAGCATCGAACACGACTGATATTAACGGGGTTACTATTCTGACAACAACTGGAAATGCGCTGGTTCAACTTGACCCGAACCAGAATGAAGGGACAATGGACCTGAAAATCCTGGCAGACGGATTTTATGACTACGAGAAAAATGATGCAGTTATGATTATTAAGACTCGATAA
- a CDS encoding NAD-dependent succinate-semialdehyde dehydrogenase: MKIKSVNPYTEEINWTYDALSFGDCEDQIENSRAAFSGWGSLSVEERTTYISRAAEVLRQNRQVYAEIITKEMGKPIRQSLAEIEKCAWLCDYYAENAVEFLKDEVVETEAEKSYVTFEPLGIILGIMPWNFPFWQVFRFAVPALTAGNVCLLKHASNVPGSALEIEKIFTEAGLPGDVFKTLLIDSKVAMEIIDEELVDGVSLTGSVGAGSQIGELAGRMIKPLVLELGGSDPFIVLEDADIDRAAQVAVKSRFLNAGQSCIAAKRFIVIEDVVVDFVEAFELHIQELKIGDPMDEETDIGPVAKKEFVDILEKLLKDAKKKKSEPYIYGEKPEKGFFFMPTLIPVASTDMKVCNVEVFGPIAPVIMAKDEDEAVKIANSTEFGLGAEVWSADLERAERLAKKIRSGFVTINGMVKSDPRMPFGGIKKSGVGRELSYYGLKAFVNIKTIVVNK, translated from the coding sequence ATGAAAATCAAATCCGTGAATCCTTATACTGAAGAAATAAACTGGACTTACGATGCATTATCTTTCGGGGACTGCGAAGACCAGATTGAAAATTCCAGGGCTGCTTTTTCAGGGTGGGGTTCTCTGTCGGTTGAGGAAAGAACGACGTATATTTCGCGAGCAGCTGAGGTACTCAGGCAGAACAGGCAGGTATATGCCGAGATTATTACAAAAGAAATGGGAAAACCTATCAGGCAGTCGCTTGCAGAGATTGAAAAATGCGCCTGGCTTTGTGACTATTATGCAGAAAATGCGGTAGAGTTTCTGAAAGACGAAGTTGTGGAAACAGAAGCCGAAAAAAGCTATGTCACCTTTGAGCCTCTGGGAATTATTCTCGGGATCATGCCCTGGAATTTTCCATTCTGGCAGGTTTTCAGGTTTGCAGTGCCTGCACTGACTGCAGGAAATGTGTGCCTGCTAAAGCATGCATCCAACGTGCCAGGGTCGGCTCTTGAGATTGAAAAGATCTTTACCGAAGCCGGGCTGCCTGGAGATGTGTTTAAGACCCTGCTTATAGACTCTAAAGTTGCCATGGAAATCATTGATGAGGAACTTGTGGATGGGGTTTCGCTTACCGGAAGCGTAGGAGCCGGATCTCAGATAGGAGAACTCGCCGGAAGGATGATCAAGCCTTTGGTGCTGGAACTTGGAGGGTCTGACCCTTTCATAGTGCTTGAGGACGCGGATATAGACCGGGCTGCGCAGGTTGCAGTAAAATCCCGTTTCCTCAATGCCGGACAGAGCTGTATTGCTGCCAAGAGGTTCATTGTCATTGAAGATGTTGTTGTGGATTTTGTAGAGGCATTCGAACTGCATATACAGGAGTTGAAAATCGGGGACCCCATGGATGAGGAAACTGACATAGGGCCGGTGGCAAAAAAAGAGTTTGTCGACATCCTTGAAAAGCTCCTGAAAGATGCAAAAAAGAAGAAGTCAGAACCTTACATATACGGGGAAAAACCTGAAAAAGGCTTTTTCTTCATGCCGACCCTTATCCCTGTAGCCAGTACGGACATGAAGGTCTGCAATGTTGAGGTCTTCGGGCCTATTGCGCCCGTAATCATGGCAAAGGATGAAGATGAAGCTGTGAAGATTGCAAACTCCACGGAGTTCGGGCTTGGAGCCGAGGTCTGGTCTGCCGACCTGGAGAGAGCCGAGCGGCTGGCAAAAAAAATCAGGTCAGGTTTTGTAACCATCAATGGAATGGTAAAGTCCGATCCAAGGATGCCTTTTGGAGGGATCAAAAAATCCGGAGTCGGAAGGGAGCTTTCGTATTACGGGCTTAAGGCATTTGTAAACATAAAGACCATCGTGGTTAACAAATAA
- a CDS encoding DUF106 domain-containing protein, with protein sequence MVSETVKKQIDRFLLALGFSLMFGIMILGQPFRQSVGEAVSVIMNPVLTLVGQENFHLVLLIMAAITAIYASLIQKYAIDWDLMRNTQERMKVFQKEFREAQLSQNTYMLKKLEDQRKDMMEDQMKMSKQQFKPMAYISIISLPLFMWAYYYISGHGAATMVFPFWGEQMLTSKAFGPFQHWIYWYFISSLGISQLIRKALNIGGV encoded by the coding sequence TTGGTTTCGGAGACAGTAAAAAAGCAAATTGACCGGTTCCTGCTGGCGCTCGGTTTTTCCCTTATGTTCGGGATAATGATTCTTGGGCAGCCTTTCCGGCAGTCTGTGGGAGAAGCCGTCAGTGTTATTATGAATCCTGTACTTACTCTGGTTGGGCAGGAGAACTTCCACCTGGTCCTTTTAATTATGGCTGCTATCACCGCCATTTATGCATCCCTTATCCAGAAATACGCTATCGACTGGGATCTCATGAGGAACACTCAGGAGCGCATGAAGGTTTTCCAGAAGGAGTTTCGGGAGGCACAACTTTCCCAGAATACCTATATGCTGAAAAAACTTGAAGACCAGCGAAAGGATATGATGGAAGACCAGATGAAGATGTCCAAGCAGCAGTTTAAGCCCATGGCTTATATCAGTATTATCTCTCTGCCTCTCTTCATGTGGGCTTATTATTACATTAGTGGGCACGGAGCTGCCACCATGGTATTTCCCTTCTGGGGCGAACAGATGCTGACGTCCAAGGCTTTTGGTCCCTTCCAGCACTGGATCTACTGGTACTTTATCTCCTCTCTTGGGATCAGTCAGCTTATTCGAAAGGCGCTGAATATCGGTGGGGTTTAA
- the hisH gene encoding imidazole glycerol phosphate synthase subunit HisH: MKRIVIIDYGLGNLRSVQKGLEHVGASPAISGKPEEILAADGIILPGVGAFIDAMKCLVPLKRTITEFADSGKPMLGICLGQQVLMSSSEEGRLTDGLNLIQGRVLRFPKSELKVPHIGWNNIKIKQDHPLFKGIPDSSFVYFVHSYYVDTTAENTLASCEYGLEFSASVVNSKGNVMGTQFHPEKSGTTGLKILKNFVEMC, from the coding sequence ATGAAAAGAATCGTGATTATCGATTACGGGCTTGGAAATCTCAGAAGTGTTCAAAAAGGGCTTGAACACGTTGGAGCAAGTCCCGCAATCTCTGGAAAACCTGAGGAGATCCTGGCAGCAGATGGCATTATTCTCCCGGGTGTTGGCGCTTTTATAGATGCAATGAAGTGTCTGGTTCCTCTCAAAAGGACGATCACGGAATTTGCAGACTCTGGAAAACCAATGCTTGGAATCTGTCTCGGGCAGCAGGTTCTTATGAGCTCTTCTGAAGAAGGCAGACTGACCGACGGACTTAACCTCATTCAGGGCAGAGTGCTTCGCTTTCCAAAGTCTGAACTTAAAGTGCCCCACATAGGCTGGAACAATATAAAGATCAAACAGGATCACCCTCTGTTTAAAGGCATTCCTGACAGTTCTTTCGTATACTTCGTACATTCTTATTATGTGGATACTACTGCGGAAAATACCCTTGCATCATGTGAATACGGGCTGGAGTTCTCAGCTTCTGTTGTAAACTCAAAAGGCAATGTTATGGGTACCCAGTTCCACCCTGAGAAAAGTGGAACAACGGGACTTAAGATTCTGAAAAACTTCGTTGAAATGTGTTAA
- a CDS encoding LysE family transporter: protein MITSVLNPFFVAWWLTAGSAIILQEYLIGTFAVIAFSIGHWIADLGFLVTVYSSFSRGTEVISQPTNQSCAGAPRRKQRGMFAPPLQIPLKKTITINTLV, encoded by the coding sequence ATTATAACCTCGGTACTGAATCCATTTTTTGTTGCTTGGTGGTTAACAGCAGGCAGTGCAATCATCCTTCAGGAATATCTTATAGGCACCTTTGCAGTAATTGCATTTAGTATCGGGCACTGGATAGCAGACCTTGGATTTCTTGTAACTGTGTATTCATCCTTTTCCAGAGGAACGGAAGTAATTTCACAGCCCACAAATCAAAGTTGCGCTGGCGCACCCCGCCGCAAGCAACGGGGTATGTTCGCGCCACCGCTCCAAATTCCGTTAAAGAAAACAATAACCATAAACACTTTAGTTTGA
- the cmk gene encoding (d)CMP kinase: MQITVSGLPGSGTTTLSRFLSEYYELELISSGEIFRKMARERGMSLSEFGAMAEKSPSIDLDIDKNQKSIIHTQENILLESRLAGYMSEGVPNVLKIWIKAPLLTRVRRIQRREKATSFDEVLDKTVEREKSEAFRYKNYYGIDISDLSIYDIVIDSEKWNQYQTLDILRIAIDFLVGPE; this comes from the coding sequence ATGCAGATCACAGTGAGTGGGCTTCCCGGAAGCGGGACAACAACCCTCTCAAGGTTCCTTTCTGAATACTATGAGCTTGAGTTGATTTCCTCGGGTGAAATCTTTAGGAAGATGGCAAGGGAGAGAGGAATGAGCCTGTCTGAGTTCGGAGCCATGGCTGAAAAAAGCCCCTCCATTGACCTTGATATCGATAAAAACCAGAAATCCATAATCCATACCCAGGAAAATATCCTTCTCGAAAGCCGGCTTGCAGGGTATATGTCTGAAGGGGTACCTAATGTGCTTAAAATCTGGATAAAAGCCCCTCTGCTCACAAGGGTCAGGCGTATCCAGAGGCGTGAGAAAGCAACCTCCTTTGATGAAGTGCTGGATAAAACGGTTGAAAGGGAAAAGTCCGAAGCCTTTCGTTATAAGAACTATTACGGGATTGATATATCAGACCTATCAATCTACGACATTGTTATCGATTCTGAAAAATGGAACCAGTACCAGACTCTTGATATCCTCAGGATCGCTATTGACTTTCTTGTCGGACCTGAGTGA
- a CDS encoding PINc/VapC family ATPase translates to MADEKRISRIVPDTSVIIDGRLSSRIRSGEFRGVEVIVPEAVVSELEAQANKGRDIGFKGLEELSELRKLSDRGEINLQFSGVQPTPEEIRLSKEGRVDALIRSTALEVGGLFVSEDRVQSMIAKAKGLDVEYIHPKVLDPSEFGPLKIEHFFTDDTMSVHLKNAVSPMAKKGPVENVRYVRIREEPATSQELSSISKELIERARLDPESFIEMSSSGATVLQIRNMRIAITHPPFSDDMEITVVRPTVIVDLEHYRLNEKLKERILSQRGILIAGPPGAGKSTFAAGVARYLNEHGQVVKTMESPRDLQVPPEITQYSPLNGRMEDTADLLLLVRPDYTIYDEVRKTGDFLIFADLRLAGVGMIGVVHATRAVDAIQRLIGRVELGVIPQVVDTVIFIDKGEVAKVLVLAFTVKVPYGMTEQDLARPVIAIADFETGKSEYEIYTYGEQVVVMPIGASRESRKPAWKLAEEEIRNVISRYATGPVEVEVTSDDSAIVKVNDEDMRKVIGKGGNVIDRIENILGLHINVRELEVETPRSTKGPKRGAERKTFPGKARESMPEKGTPASPVHPIIERTKKHLILGALELAGKDVEIFIEDEYLFSATVSRHGDVKLRINSDLAVGIMEAQDSGDIVEVRPI, encoded by the coding sequence ATGGCTGATGAGAAGCGGATATCGAGAATTGTTCCAGATACCAGCGTGATAATTGACGGGAGGCTCTCGTCCCGCATCAGAAGTGGTGAGTTCAGGGGCGTTGAGGTTATTGTTCCCGAAGCTGTGGTGTCGGAGCTTGAAGCCCAGGCAAATAAGGGCAGAGACATAGGATTCAAAGGGCTTGAAGAACTTTCGGAACTTCGAAAACTATCAGACCGCGGGGAGATTAATCTTCAGTTTAGCGGGGTTCAGCCCACTCCTGAGGAAATCAGGCTTTCTAAGGAGGGAAGGGTGGATGCCCTTATTCGGAGTACGGCTCTTGAAGTCGGGGGACTATTCGTTAGTGAAGACCGTGTACAGTCCATGATAGCTAAAGCAAAAGGACTTGATGTTGAGTACATACACCCCAAAGTTCTGGACCCATCAGAATTCGGTCCTCTCAAAATTGAGCATTTTTTCACTGATGACACTATGTCCGTACACCTCAAAAATGCGGTTTCTCCAATGGCCAAGAAAGGTCCTGTGGAGAATGTGCGTTATGTACGGATCCGGGAAGAGCCTGCAACCTCCCAGGAACTTTCCAGCATCTCAAAAGAACTTATTGAAAGAGCGAGGCTGGACCCTGAATCTTTCATAGAAATGTCCTCGAGCGGAGCTACGGTCCTGCAGATAAGAAACATGCGGATTGCAATTACACATCCTCCTTTCTCAGATGATATGGAAATAACTGTCGTCAGACCTACAGTTATTGTTGACCTTGAGCATTACCGCCTGAACGAGAAGCTGAAAGAGCGTATATTAAGTCAGCGTGGAATCCTTATTGCAGGACCTCCGGGAGCCGGGAAATCCACTTTTGCTGCCGGAGTTGCCCGTTATTTGAATGAACACGGACAGGTAGTCAAGACCATGGAATCTCCAAGGGATTTGCAGGTGCCTCCTGAGATCACTCAGTATTCTCCCCTTAATGGGAGGATGGAAGACACCGCTGACCTCTTGCTTCTGGTCAGGCCGGACTACACTATCTATGATGAAGTACGAAAAACCGGGGATTTTCTGATATTTGCGGACCTGCGCCTTGCAGGAGTCGGGATGATAGGAGTCGTGCATGCAACCCGGGCAGTGGATGCCATTCAGCGCCTTATAGGGAGGGTTGAACTGGGCGTGATCCCGCAGGTAGTCGATACTGTAATTTTCATAGATAAAGGAGAGGTTGCAAAAGTGCTGGTGCTCGCCTTTACAGTTAAGGTCCCTTACGGGATGACCGAGCAGGATCTTGCAAGGCCGGTAATTGCCATTGCGGATTTCGAAACTGGCAAGAGTGAGTATGAGATTTACACATACGGGGAGCAGGTTGTGGTCATGCCAATCGGCGCTTCCCGGGAAAGCCGGAAACCTGCCTGGAAGCTTGCTGAAGAAGAGATCCGGAACGTAATCAGTCGGTATGCAACAGGTCCCGTTGAAGTGGAAGTGACCTCCGATGACAGTGCAATCGTAAAGGTCAATGACGAAGATATGAGAAAGGTTATTGGCAAAGGTGGGAATGTAATTGACAGGATTGAAAATATCCTTGGGCTCCATATCAACGTAAGGGAACTGGAAGTCGAAACTCCACGAAGCACAAAAGGTCCGAAGCGCGGAGCTGAACGCAAAACTTTCCCGGGAAAGGCAAGGGAATCTATGCCTGAAAAAGGTACTCCTGCATCTCCGGTTCACCCCATTATCGAAAGGACCAAGAAGCACCTTATCCTTGGGGCGCTCGAGCTTGCAGGAAAGGATGTGGAGATTTTCATCGAAGATGAATATCTCTTCAGCGCAACTGTTAGCCGGCATGGAGATGTGAAACTCAGGATTAACTCAGACCTTGCAGTGGGAATTATGGAAGCTCAGGATAGCGGAGATATTGTGGAAGTCAGGCCGATCTGA